From the Manis javanica isolate MJ-LG chromosome 13, MJ_LKY, whole genome shotgun sequence genome, one window contains:
- the LOC140845872 gene encoding olfactory receptor 7D4-like: MEAGNSTEVSQFLLLGLSEDPELQPVLFGLFLSMYLVTVMGNLLIILAVASDPHLNTPMYFFLYHLSFVDICFTSTTVPKTLVNIQTQRKDISYEGCLTQVYFFMVFAGLDDFLLTVMAYDRYVAVCHPLHYTTTMNPRLCGLLVLVCWFTVSWVSLVHILLMVRLTFCVGTEIPHFFCELAQVLKAACSDALINDIVLYVATALLGVFPLTGVLFSYSQIVSSIVRMANTEGRYKAFSTCGSHLSVVSLFYGTSLGVYLSTAVTHSPQKSSIASVMYTVVTPMLNPFIYSLRNRDVKGALGRLLS, translated from the coding sequence atggaagcaggaaacagcacagAAGTATcccagttcctcctcctgggcctctcAGAGGATCCGGAACTGCAGCCTGTCCTCTTTGGACTCTTCCTGTCCATGTACCTGGTCACCGTCatggggaacctgctcatcattCTGGCCGTCGCCTCTGACCCCCACCTcaacacccccatgtacttcttcctctatcacctgtcctttgtggacatctgcttcacctccaccaccGTCCCCAAGACGCTGGTGAACAtccagacacagagaaaagacatctCCTACGAAGGATGCCTCACTCAGGTGTATTTCTTTATGGTATTTGCCGGGCTAGATGACTTCCTCCTGaccgtgatggcctatgaccggtaCGTGGCCGTCTGCCACCCCCTGCACTACACGACCACCATGAACCCCCGACTCTGCGGGCTCCTGGTCCTAGTGTGTTGGTTCACCGTTTCCTGGGTCTCCCTGGTTcatattctactgatggtgcggCTGACCTTCTGTGTAGGCACTGAAATCCCGCACTTCTTCTGTGAGCTGGCTCAGGTTCTCAAGGCGGCCTGCTCTGACGCCCTCATCAATGACATCGTCTTGTATGTGGCCACGGCTCTGCTGGGTGTGTTTCCTCTCACTGGAGTCCTGTTCTCTTACTCTCAGATCGTCTCCTCCATAGTGAGGATGGCCAACACTGAGGGCCGGTATAAAGCATTTTCCACCTGTGGGTCTCACCTGTCTGTGGTCTCCTTGTTCTATGGGACAAGTCTGGGGGTGTACCTCAGCACTGCTGTGACCCATTCTCCCCAGAAGAGCTCGATTGCCTCAGTGATGTACACGGTGGTCACCCCtatgctgaaccccttcatctacagcctgcGGAACAGGGACGTGAAAGGGGCCCTGGGAAGGCTCCTCAGCTAA